Proteins from one Malania oleifera isolate guangnan ecotype guangnan chromosome 4, ASM2987363v1, whole genome shotgun sequence genomic window:
- the LOC131154504 gene encoding putative 4-hydroxy-4-methyl-2-oxoglutarate aldolase 2 — protein MQIIVSGELQALESIFQIYGRHQVFSRPVITLKVFEDNILVCEFLEEKGNDRILGVDGGGSKRCAIFGGNPVVQAHNNGWAGIVVNGCVRDVDEINGCDIGVRALALHPMKANKKWIGEKHVPISIASTNNLRRRVALCSHTHMEF, from the coding sequence ATGCAAATCATTGTGAGTGGTGAGCTTCAAGCGCTTGAGTCAATTTTCCAGATATATGGTCGGCACCAAGTCTTCTCTAGACCTGTAATTACCCTCAAAGTGTTTGAAGACAATATTTTGGTTTGTGAGTTTCTCGAGGAAAAGGGCAATGACAGAATTCTCGGTGTTGACGGGGGAGGAAGTAAGCGTTGTGCGATATTCGGGGGCAATCCTGTGGTACAAGCTCATAATAATGGATGGGCGGGTATAGTGGTTAATGGTTGTGTGAGGGATGTTGATGAGATAAATGGGTGTGATATTGGAGTGAGAGCTTTGGCTTTACATCCAATGAAAGCTAACAAGAAGTGGATTGGGGAGAAGCATGTTCCAATTAGCATTGCCAGCACTAATAATCTGCGGCGGAGAGTGGCTTTATGCTCGCACACACACATGGAATTCTGA